One part of the Mariniflexile litorale genome encodes these proteins:
- a CDS encoding DUF4350 domain-containing protein produces the protein MDKRSKIALYAIGAVIVLMMIAEITKPKALNWRDSYAAADKIPLGCYVLFNELKEVSSKPISVSTKTAFEGLKDFEGKEKTVRLFINNGISFDKQDSESLIKYVENGNSVFISTNYMYGILSDTLNIRIGTDYNNFFKKPSLNSFTSPNLKTNERHFKDVIENSFFISLDTINAVALGTTKVEKTEKISADSVPDTNINYIKVPFGKNNGAFYVHTNPFAFSNYHLLNGNENYAATVLSFLPKHQIIWDNYYKSGRKVITSPLRFILQNQALKWAFYIAMLSLILFVIFRGKRTQRIIPVIEPLKNATLDFTRTIGDLYYQHGDFTNIINKKIQYFLEQIRTKYYLNTNELNENFISKLAIKSSNKIEDTKALIDYMVYLKSKSNHTETDLIQLNKHMESFTKNTI, from the coding sequence ATGGATAAACGATCTAAAATAGCATTGTATGCCATTGGAGCGGTAATCGTTTTGATGATGATTGCAGAAATAACCAAACCCAAAGCCTTGAATTGGCGTGACTCTTACGCTGCTGCTGATAAAATTCCTCTGGGTTGTTATGTGCTTTTTAATGAATTAAAGGAAGTTTCAAGCAAACCAATTTCAGTTTCAACCAAAACAGCTTTTGAAGGTTTAAAAGATTTTGAAGGAAAAGAAAAAACTGTTCGCCTGTTTATAAATAATGGCATTTCGTTTGATAAGCAAGACTCCGAATCTCTTATTAAATATGTTGAAAACGGTAATTCAGTATTTATAAGTACTAATTATATGTATGGTATTTTAAGTGATACTTTAAATATTAGAATCGGAACAGATTATAATAATTTCTTCAAAAAACCATCTTTAAATAGCTTTACTAGTCCGAATTTAAAAACCAACGAACGCCACTTTAAAGACGTTATTGAAAACAGCTTTTTTATAAGTTTGGACACTATAAATGCAGTTGCGTTGGGTACAACCAAAGTTGAAAAAACTGAAAAAATTAGTGCTGATTCCGTTCCTGATACCAACATCAACTATATTAAAGTTCCTTTTGGGAAGAATAACGGTGCGTTTTATGTACACACCAACCCATTTGCGTTTAGCAACTACCACCTATTAAACGGTAATGAAAATTATGCAGCAACCGTATTATCATTTTTGCCAAAACATCAAATTATTTGGGATAACTATTATAAAAGTGGACGCAAGGTTATTACAAGTCCGTTGCGTTTTATACTTCAAAACCAAGCTTTAAAATGGGCATTCTATATTGCTATGCTATCATTAATTCTTTTTGTTATTTTTAGAGGAAAACGTACCCAACGCATCATTCCGGTTATAGAACCGCTAAAAAATGCCACATTGGATTTCACTAGAACTATTGGCGATTTGTATTATCAACATGGCGATTTTACTAATATTATCAATAAAAAAATTCAATATTTTTTAGAGCAAATACGGACCAAATATTACTTAAATACGAATGAATTAAATGAAAATTTCATTTCGAAATTAGCCATAAAATCATCCAACAAAATAGAAGACACCAAAGCTTTAATAGATTATATGGTGTATTTAAAATCAAAATCGAACCACACGGAAACCGATTTAATTCAACTAAATAAACACATGGAATCATTCACAAAAAACACAATCTAA
- a CDS encoding MoxR family ATPase, with product MEEQPIENQDINFESRLDLKPLQEHVEAIKKEIGKIIVGQNEMIELLIISLLSNGHALIEGVPGVAKTITAKLLAKTLAVDFSRIQFTPDLMPSDILGTSVFNIKTNEFEYKKGPIFSNVILIDEINRAPAKTQAALFEVMAERQITMDGTKYIMEPPFLVFATQNPIEQEGTYRLPEAQLDRFLFKIDVDYPTLENEIQILMENHQRHDVLDFDAVIPVLNAQQIKHYQNLIKQIVVEDHLITYIASIISNTRNNANLYLGASPRASIAILNAAKSNAAIQGRDFVTPEDIKRCTKAVLKHRLVLTPEREMEGFTVEKVIEQILETIEIPR from the coding sequence ATGGAAGAACAACCAATTGAAAATCAAGATATAAATTTTGAAAGCAGGCTCGATTTAAAACCTCTTCAAGAACATGTTGAGGCTATTAAAAAAGAGATCGGCAAAATAATTGTTGGGCAAAATGAAATGATTGAATTACTTATTATTTCATTGCTTTCAAACGGACATGCCTTAATTGAAGGTGTTCCTGGTGTTGCAAAAACAATCACAGCTAAATTATTAGCAAAAACATTAGCTGTAGACTTTAGTCGAATTCAATTTACACCCGATTTAATGCCGAGTGACATTTTAGGAACTTCTGTATTTAATATAAAAACCAATGAGTTTGAATATAAAAAAGGTCCTATTTTTTCAAACGTCATTTTAATTGATGAAATAAACCGTGCACCTGCAAAAACACAAGCTGCTTTGTTTGAAGTCATGGCAGAACGGCAAATTACTATGGATGGTACCAAATATATCATGGAGCCACCTTTTTTAGTATTTGCTACCCAAAACCCGATTGAACAAGAAGGCACGTACAGATTGCCAGAAGCACAATTAGACCGCTTTTTATTTAAGATAGATGTAGATTATCCTACCCTTGAAAACGAAATTCAAATTTTAATGGAAAACCACCAGCGACATGATGTGTTGGATTTCGATGCTGTGATTCCCGTTTTAAATGCCCAACAAATTAAACATTATCAAAATTTAATAAAACAAATAGTTGTTGAAGACCACCTTATTACCTACATCGCATCTATTATAAGCAACACTAGAAACAATGCTAACTTGTATTTAGGAGCTTCACCAAGAGCCTCTATAGCAATATTGAACGCTGCTAAATCGAATGCTGCGATTCAAGGTAGAGATTTTGTAACCCCAGAAGACATTAAACGTTGTACCAAAGCCGTTTTAAAGCACCGATTGGTTTTAACTCCAGAACGCGAAATGGAAGGTTTTACTGTTGAAAAAGTTATTGAACAAATTTTAGAAACTATTGAGATTCCAAGATAA
- a CDS encoding DUF58 domain-containing protein translates to MKRFFKNTYLNTHFFIGVSVLVFLFILAYIFPGLLVIAQMLFFVFVSLLIVDSILLFKQKGILASRILPEKLSNGDDNPIEISLQNNYNFTSDVKLIDELPFQYQKRDFEIDTQLQKQTSKKITYTLRPLERGEYYFGNLNLYANSPINLISRRFQFGKDAMVPNYPSFLQLKKYMLLAFSNKIFEYGLKKIRRIGHTMEFEQIKDYVQGDDLRNINWKATAKSSKLMVNQFQDERSQPVYSVIDKGRVMKMPFEGLSLLDYAINASLVISNVALKKQDKAGLFSFSRKVENRVVAERRPSQMNTILETLYNLNTDFVESDFSRLYIDVKRHLNQRSLLLLYTNFETLDALYRQLPYLKAIAKNHLLVVIFFENTELQRLTHKSADTTFEIFEKTITEKFIYEKKLIVNELQKHGIQSILTAPEHLTINTINKYLEIKARGLL, encoded by the coding sequence ATGAAACGCTTTTTCAAAAATACCTACTTGAATACACACTTTTTTATTGGCGTGAGTGTTCTTGTTTTCCTATTTATTCTGGCATATATTTTTCCAGGGTTATTGGTTATCGCTCAAATGTTATTTTTTGTTTTTGTAAGTTTATTAATCGTTGATTCCATACTGCTATTCAAACAAAAAGGGATTTTAGCATCTCGAATTTTACCTGAAAAATTAAGTAATGGCGATGACAATCCTATTGAAATTTCACTACAAAACAATTATAATTTCACAAGCGATGTCAAGTTAATTGATGAACTGCCTTTTCAATACCAAAAACGCGATTTTGAGATAGATACCCAACTCCAAAAACAAACTAGTAAAAAAATAACCTATACCCTAAGACCTTTAGAGCGTGGTGAATATTATTTTGGTAACTTAAACCTGTATGCCAACAGTCCGATTAACTTAATATCTAGACGCTTTCAATTTGGTAAAGATGCTATGGTACCTAATTACCCATCATTTTTACAATTAAAGAAATACATGCTTTTAGCCTTTTCTAACAAGATTTTTGAGTACGGTTTAAAAAAGATTCGTCGTATTGGACATACTATGGAATTTGAGCAAATAAAAGATTATGTACAAGGTGACGATTTGCGAAACATAAACTGGAAAGCCACTGCAAAAAGCAGTAAGCTTATGGTGAACCAGTTTCAAGATGAACGGTCACAACCTGTTTACAGCGTTATTGATAAAGGCAGAGTTATGAAAATGCCTTTTGAAGGCTTGAGTTTGTTAGATTATGCCATAAACGCATCTCTAGTAATAAGTAATGTTGCTTTAAAAAAACAAGACAAAGCAGGTCTTTTTTCATTTTCAAGAAAAGTTGAAAACCGTGTGGTTGCCGAACGCAGACCATCACAAATGAACACCATTCTTGAAACACTTTATAATTTGAATACCGATTTTGTCGAATCAGATTTCTCAAGATTATATATTGATGTAAAACGACATTTGAATCAGCGAAGTTTACTTTTGTTGTACACCAACTTTGAAACTTTAGATGCTTTGTACCGACAATTACCTTATTTAAAAGCCATTGCTAAAAATCATTTATTGGTAGTTATCTTTTTTGAAAACACAGAACTTCAAAGACTCACTCATAAAAGCGCTGATACTACCTTTGAAATATTCGAAAAAACCATTACCGAAAAATTTATTTACGAGAAAAAACTAATTGTAAACGAACTTCAAAAACATGGTATTCAAAGTATTTTAACAGCACCAGAACATTTAACAATTAATACCATCAATAAGTATTTAGAAATAAAAGCTAGAGGGTTGTTGTAA
- a CDS encoding Dps family protein, which translates to MKLNSIGLDIQKAKELANDLNNLLANFQIYYQNLRGIHWNIKGKRFFDLHVKFEELYTDANMKVDLIAERVLTLGETPLHTFTDYIENAQVPVGKNISQDEKAVTLIVESLTELLKIERAILDKSGDANDEGTNSMMSDFITEQEKTVWMMKAWLS; encoded by the coding sequence ATGAAATTAAACAGTATCGGATTAGACATTCAAAAAGCAAAAGAATTAGCAAATGATTTAAATAACTTGTTAGCTAATTTTCAAATTTATTATCAGAATTTAAGAGGTATTCACTGGAATATAAAGGGAAAACGATTTTTTGATCTACATGTTAAGTTTGAAGAGTTATATACCGATGCAAATATGAAAGTAGATTTAATTGCCGAACGTGTATTGACTTTGGGAGAAACACCGCTGCATACTTTTACAGATTATATAGAAAATGCTCAAGTACCCGTAGGTAAAAATATATCTCAAGATGAAAAAGCAGTGACTTTAATTGTTGAATCGCTGACTGAATTATTAAAAATTGAACGTGCTATTTTAGATAAATCAGGTGATGCAAATGATGAAGGTACCAACTCTATGATGAGCGATTTTATTACAGAACAAGAAAAAACAGTTTGGATGATGAAAGCTTGGTTAAGCTAA
- a CDS encoding LysR substrate-binding domain-containing protein, whose translation MTITQLYYVLAVAENQNFTRAAEKCFVTQPTLSMQIQKLEEELDILIFDRSKKPIELTDVGRKIVTQARNIVNESYRIQDIVDQQKGFIGGEFKLGIIPTVMPTLLPMFLKNFIKKHPKIKLKIEELTTEEIIERLKDGHLDAAIAATPLEDENIKERVLYFEPFVGYIPKNHRLHTNKKIDVADLDISDMLLLEDGHCFRDGVINLCKAFKNQSDEQFQLESGSIETLIKLSNEGLGMTLLPYLHTLDINEKEKENLHYFNEPSPAREVSLIYHKSELKMQIIEALQDVISGVVRGAIAFQNVKIISPLPSK comes from the coding sequence ATGACCATTACGCAATTATACTATGTTTTAGCAGTAGCTGAAAACCAAAATTTCACAAGGGCAGCAGAAAAATGTTTTGTTACCCAACCTACCCTAAGTATGCAAATACAAAAACTGGAAGAAGAACTAGATATTCTAATTTTTGATAGAAGTAAAAAACCTATAGAATTAACAGATGTGGGCAGAAAAATAGTCACCCAAGCTAGAAACATTGTAAACGAATCGTATAGAATACAAGATATTGTAGACCAGCAAAAAGGATTTATTGGTGGCGAATTTAAACTAGGTATTATACCAACGGTAATGCCAACATTGTTACCTATGTTTTTGAAGAATTTCATAAAAAAGCATCCCAAAATAAAGCTTAAAATAGAAGAGTTAACAACCGAGGAAATTATTGAACGCTTAAAAGACGGCCATTTAGATGCTGCCATTGCCGCCACGCCTTTAGAAGATGAAAATATAAAAGAACGCGTACTTTACTTTGAACCTTTTGTGGGCTATATTCCTAAAAACCACAGACTTCATACTAATAAAAAAATTGATGTCGCCGATTTAGATATAAGCGATATGTTACTACTTGAAGATGGGCATTGTTTTAGAGATGGTGTTATTAATTTATGTAAAGCTTTCAAAAACCAATCCGACGAACAGTTTCAGTTAGAAAGTGGTAGTATTGAAACCTTAATAAAATTATCTAACGAAGGTTTAGGTATGACGCTTCTTCCTTATTTACACACTTTGGATATTAATGAGAAAGAAAAAGAAAACCTTCATTATTTTAATGAACCTTCTCCTGCTAGGGAAGTCAGTCTTATTTATCATAAAAGTGAATTAAAAATGCAAATCATTGAAGCTTTACAAGATGTTATATCTGGTGTGGTTCGTGGCGCTATTGCATTTCAAAATGTGAAGATTATTAGTCCGTTGCCTTCAAAATAA
- a CDS encoding cytochrome c peroxidase yields MKKILLVIIFVQLIFMSCSKEEGVYVPKPLTFDLPSNFPDITYNLENNPLTEEGFELGKKLFYDGRLSANNSIPCAFCHEQAFAFTHHGHTLSHGVNGGIGLRNAQPIQNLAFQKEFMWDGAATHLDFQPIIPLTSDLEMGETLSNVLEKLKKDSYYKKQFSKAFDDGEINSANMLKALSQFMILMVSSNSKYDKYIRKENNVTLSQKESDGLNTFQNKCASCHTTDLFSDQSYRNNGLSINPKLEDKGRYAVFENSDDLYKFKVPSLRNIEHTYPYMHDGRFATLEAVLDFYDSGAVDNGNVDALLLRADNTYGITLNAYEKESIIAFLKTLTDNEFLNDVRFSEY; encoded by the coding sequence ATGAAAAAAATACTTTTAGTAATTATTTTTGTTCAGTTAATTTTTATGTCGTGCTCAAAAGAAGAAGGTGTTTATGTCCCTAAACCTTTAACGTTTGATTTACCCTCGAATTTTCCAGATATAACTTATAATTTGGAAAACAATCCTTTAACAGAAGAAGGATTTGAATTGGGTAAAAAATTGTTTTACGATGGTAGATTATCTGCTAACAATTCCATTCCCTGTGCTTTTTGTCACGAGCAGGCTTTTGCCTTTACGCACCATGGGCACACTTTAAGTCATGGCGTTAATGGAGGTATTGGTTTACGAAATGCACAACCCATTCAAAATTTAGCTTTTCAAAAAGAATTTATGTGGGATGGTGCAGCGACGCATTTAGATTTTCAACCTATAATTCCCTTAACAAGCGATTTAGAAATGGGAGAAACCTTATCGAACGTGCTTGAAAAATTAAAAAAAGATTCCTACTATAAAAAGCAATTTAGTAAAGCATTTGATGATGGCGAAATTAATTCAGCAAACATGCTTAAAGCCTTGTCCCAATTCATGATTTTAATGGTGTCTTCAAACTCTAAATATGATAAATATATTAGAAAAGAAAATAATGTAACACTATCTCAAAAAGAGTCCGATGGTTTAAATACTTTTCAAAACAAATGTGCATCTTGTCATACAACCGATTTGTTTTCAGACCAATCTTATCGAAACAATGGTTTGTCAATAAATCCAAAATTAGAGGATAAAGGGCGTTATGCCGTTTTTGAAAATTCAGATGATTTATACAAGTTTAAAGTGCCTAGTTTAAGGAATATTGAACATACCTATCCTTATATGCACGACGGAAGGTTTGCAACTTTGGAAGCTGTTTTAGATTTTTATGATTCGGGGGCAGTTGATAATGGCAATGTAGATGCGTTACTTTTAAGAGCAGATAACACCTATGGTATTACACTAAATGCCTATGAAAAAGAAAGTATTATTGCTTTCTTAAAAACACTTACAGATAACGAATTTTTAAATGATGTTAGATTTTCAGAATATTAA
- a CDS encoding MbnP family protein: MKITKIALALLLCVSIISCSSDDENLEGQTGTLTLKFDNAVGDQDFIFGTSYTKSNGESFKLTSLKYIISNVRVKDSKGNVFTYPSSSNLFIVDEANGNNAGEIFITLNDVDAADYTEVTFGIGIDQERYALGADGQGDFLVQAQAAGMMWAWATGYRFMRFDGTYSSSIAVPAVVDGSLALHMGSVGTSLDNYKEVTLTFPNTVRVRETAQPEIHIKADISKVFDGTTSVNFADGYNQVHTSAETTPVIANNLKGIFEVHHVHNN; encoded by the coding sequence ATGAAAATAACGAAAATAGCGTTAGCACTGTTGCTATGCGTATCAATCATATCGTGTTCATCAGATGATGAAAATTTAGAAGGACAAACAGGAACTTTAACTTTAAAATTCGATAATGCAGTAGGCGACCAAGATTTTATTTTTGGAACATCATACACTAAATCTAATGGAGAATCTTTCAAACTTACTAGCTTAAAATACATCATAAGTAACGTTAGAGTTAAAGACTCTAAAGGTAACGTTTTTACATACCCTTCATCAAGTAACCTATTTATTGTAGACGAAGCTAATGGTAATAATGCAGGTGAAATTTTTATAACACTAAATGATGTTGATGCTGCCGATTATACCGAAGTAACATTTGGTATAGGCATCGATCAAGAACGTTATGCACTTGGAGCTGATGGTCAAGGTGATTTTTTAGTACAAGCACAAGCGGCAGGTATGATGTGGGCTTGGGCAACGGGTTACCGATTTATGCGTTTTGATGGTACATATTCTTCTTCAATTGCTGTTCCTGCTGTTGTTGATGGAAGTTTGGCGTTGCATATGGGAAGTGTCGGCACTTCTTTAGATAATTACAAAGAAGTTACTTTAACATTTCCAAATACGGTGAGGGTTCGAGAAACGGCTCAACCAGAAATACATATTAAAGCCGATATTTCTAAGGTTTTTGATGGTACCACATCAGTGAATTTTGCCGACGGTTACAATCAAGTACATACGAGTGCAGAAACAACACCCGTTATTGCCAATAATTTAAAAGGCATTTTTGAAGTACACCACGTACACAATAATTAA